From Mariprofundus sp. NF, one genomic window encodes:
- a CDS encoding CHASE domain-containing protein — MDQIIENISPEDRRRPHLLPVMVAAVVGVVVTLILYVTASQWAAERQQRTFVAASVDRITSLQTRLDYKVEELHSLAIFYESSDYVSPEEFRHFVSHLIEGSEVGLSYQWIPRISHANRTGFERPLLGTGIAGVEIREKVDGRMVRASDREEYFPVRYREPANSAIEILGYDLASDPVQAPALEVSRRKLKPSATAMGVFEVSKDQAAIVIFVPVLKGSSADGSDQQLQGFVAGVFRPYEILARSAADFEPAGLDLDIFDISNADTPEHLASYASRTRDGESPATRDRQLLLGTPLVYAKQIKVAGKTWEIIATPAPAFFEAQKQLMPYLVIGFGLLLTGGLCFLLFSAVRHGEEQRQLANVAIASQQALQHSEKMLREAQRMAKVGNWHWDIASNHLAWSDEIYRIFGLQPQQFGASYDAFIAAVHPDDRDLVNQATMGAVEKRLPYSIEHRIVLPDGSERFVHEEGGAIFEGDKAVRMIGTVQDITEQRGLEDQLRHAQKMEAIGTLVGGIAHDFNNTLAAIQGNVYLARRAAQDNEVVLDKLKAVEKMGGRAADMIKKLLTFARKDTVTVTTFSMNELVEETVMLARRGFAEDVEIRSEISDQNLAVAGDISLLEQVILNLLNNAYDAVSQVERPLISCSLQLSPADEFLRIRHPELEGDVFALLVIRDNGYGIPARILENIFEPFFTTKEVGKGTGLGLSMAYGAIHNHGGVIEVSSKQGEGCEFKIYLPICSETGVPQGDELIDDVAKGEGETILLVDDHHDMRQSSAEVLSELGYQVIEAVDGEQAVELFNANRERLDIIISDVVMPKMSGIEAVRHIRTLGGDLPVIFVSGYSEEKTGLVDGSVANSRLLAKPYDVGELSQLLRSLINGNKT; from the coding sequence GTGGATCAAATAATCGAAAATATTTCACCCGAAGATAGACGACGCCCTCATCTGCTGCCTGTCATGGTTGCGGCTGTCGTGGGTGTTGTGGTGACGTTGATCTTATATGTTACAGCTTCGCAATGGGCGGCTGAGCGGCAGCAGCGGACTTTTGTAGCAGCATCTGTGGACAGGATAACCTCGTTGCAAACACGTTTGGATTATAAGGTGGAAGAGTTGCACTCCCTGGCGATATTCTATGAGTCATCTGACTATGTCTCTCCCGAAGAGTTCCGCCACTTTGTTTCTCATCTGATCGAAGGTAGCGAAGTCGGACTGAGTTATCAGTGGATTCCCCGTATCAGCCATGCAAATCGTACCGGTTTTGAGCGGCCCCTGCTGGGGACGGGCATCGCTGGCGTTGAAATCAGAGAGAAGGTCGATGGCAGGATGGTGCGTGCATCAGACAGGGAGGAGTATTTCCCGGTTCGCTATCGCGAGCCTGCAAACTCAGCCATAGAAATTCTGGGTTATGATCTGGCCTCGGATCCGGTGCAGGCTCCAGCCTTGGAGGTTTCACGCAGAAAGCTCAAACCAAGCGCCACTGCTATGGGTGTTTTCGAAGTAAGCAAAGATCAGGCAGCCATTGTCATATTTGTCCCGGTACTCAAGGGCTCCTCGGCAGATGGTTCCGATCAGCAGCTGCAGGGTTTCGTGGCAGGTGTTTTCAGGCCCTACGAAATCCTTGCCAGAAGTGCAGCCGATTTTGAACCGGCAGGTCTTGATCTCGATATCTTTGATATCTCTAATGCAGATACGCCTGAGCATCTGGCTTCTTATGCATCCCGCACCAGAGATGGTGAGTCACCTGCAACCCGTGACCGACAACTCCTGCTTGGCACGCCTTTAGTTTATGCCAAGCAGATCAAGGTGGCAGGCAAAACATGGGAGATCATTGCCACCCCGGCGCCTGCTTTTTTTGAGGCTCAGAAGCAGTTGATGCCATACCTTGTGATCGGTTTTGGTCTGTTGCTGACAGGAGGGCTCTGCTTTCTGCTCTTCTCGGCAGTCAGGCATGGCGAAGAGCAGCGGCAATTAGCCAATGTTGCCATCGCATCGCAACAGGCGCTGCAGCATAGTGAGAAGATGCTCAGAGAGGCCCAGCGCATGGCAAAAGTGGGCAACTGGCACTGGGATATTGCGTCCAATCATCTGGCTTGGTCGGATGAGATCTACCGCATCTTCGGGCTACAGCCGCAGCAGTTCGGGGCCTCCTATGATGCCTTTATTGCTGCAGTGCATCCTGATGATCGTGATCTGGTGAATCAGGCAACCATGGGTGCGGTCGAGAAGCGGCTTCCCTACAGTATCGAGCACAGAATTGTTCTTCCTGATGGCAGTGAACGTTTTGTACACGAAGAGGGCGGCGCAATTTTTGAGGGTGATAAAGCGGTTCGCATGATAGGCACGGTTCAGGATATTACTGAGCAGAGAGGCCTTGAAGATCAGTTGCGCCATGCCCAGAAGATGGAGGCGATCGGTACCCTGGTTGGTGGTATCGCACATGATTTCAATAACACGCTGGCGGCGATTCAGGGCAATGTCTATCTGGCCAGAAGGGCAGCTCAGGATAACGAAGTGGTGCTCGATAAGCTTAAGGCTGTTGAAAAGATGGGTGGCAGAGCTGCGGATATGATCAAGAAGCTGTTGACCTTTGCCCGTAAGGATACGGTCACTGTGACGACCTTCTCGATGAATGAGCTGGTTGAAGAGACGGTGATGCTGGCCAGAAGAGGTTTTGCTGAAGATGTTGAAATAAGGAGTGAGATAAGTGATCAGAACCTTGCAGTAGCCGGTGATATTTCACTGCTGGAACAGGTGATACTGAATCTTCTGAATAATGCCTACGATGCTGTCTCTCAGGTAGAGCGCCCCCTGATCAGCTGTTCTCTGCAGTTATCTCCGGCAGATGAATTTTTACGTATACGCCATCCCGAGCTTGAGGGTGATGTCTTTGCGCTGTTGGTGATCAGGGATAACGGCTACGGCATTCCGGCCAGGATTCTGGAGAATATCTTTGAACCATTCTTTACTACCAAAGAGGTGGGCAAAGGTACTGGTCTTGGTCTCTCGATGGCTTACGGCGCGATTCACAATCACGGTGGTGTGATTGAGGTGTCGAGCAAACAGGGCGAGGGGTGTGAGTTTAAAATTTACCTGCCCATCTGCAGTGAGACCGGAGTGCCGCAAGGCGATGAGCTGATTGATGATGTGGCGAAAGGGGAGGGGGAGACAATCCTTCTGGTGGATGATCACCATGATATGAGACAATCATCGGCAGAGGTTTTGAGTGAACTGGGTTATCAGGTGATTGAAGCGGTAGATGGGGAGCAGGCTGTTGAGCTGTTTAATGCCAACCGTGAACGGCTTGATATTATCATTTCAGATGTTGTGATGCCGAAGATGAGCGGCATTGAAGCGGTACGCCATATCCGGACGCTGGGCGGTGATCTGCCCGTTATTTTTGTGTCCGGTTACAGCGAAGAGAAGACCGGACTGGTTGATGGTTCTGTGGCAAACAGCAGGCTGTTGGCAAAGCCTTACGATGTGGGTGAGTTAAGCCAGTTGCTGCGCAGCTTGATCAACGGCAATAAAACATGA
- a CDS encoding outer membrane beta-barrel protein produces MWFSLLMVCFLGCISVASANDLKPYIGLGTGLFHLKYTENRATSNIGMNQSTWGTFLNAGVQYKKYIGAELRGGLTGGGSASFPANIPPESLKVRADAFFSYLLKPQFPVSDQLKVYGIFGGTAVKYEAIKSSGGINHVPWKTGVTYGLGLEYQFRLTGSLAIEWIEYLSAVQHASGPGSQASMRGISVIVNKSF; encoded by the coding sequence GTGTGGTTTAGTCTTCTGATGGTGTGTTTTCTGGGCTGCATCTCTGTCGCCTCTGCAAATGATTTAAAACCCTATATCGGGCTTGGTACCGGGTTGTTTCATCTGAAGTATACCGAAAACAGAGCAACGAGTAATATTGGCATGAATCAATCAACTTGGGGTACTTTCCTTAACGCCGGAGTTCAATATAAAAAATATATAGGAGCTGAGCTTCGTGGTGGTTTGACAGGAGGTGGTAGTGCGAGTTTTCCTGCCAATATACCTCCAGAATCTTTAAAGGTTAGAGCTGATGCTTTCTTCTCATACCTTCTCAAGCCACAGTTTCCAGTATCGGATCAGCTTAAGGTATATGGTATTTTTGGTGGTACTGCAGTCAAGTATGAGGCGATCAAAAGTAGTGGCGGTATTAACCACGTACCCTGGAAAACGGGAGTCACTTACGGCCTTGGGCTGGAGTACCAGTTTCGCCTCACAGGGTCTTTGGCCATTGAGTGGATTGAGTATTTGAGTGCAGTTCAGCATGCCAGTGGCCCTGGATCACAGGCTTCAATGAGAGGCATTAGTGTCATCGTAAATAAATCCTTTTGA
- a CDS encoding methyltransferase → MSAIELLYRNIRDTSTKNVLVLNAQAHPLLNDICKEAASCLLQQSFKPSCNALSSSGLRWVTTISTDQHFDLILIHPAKNRQQTLSWMAYAMQRLVDDGKIVMACANNHGAKGYETALKNLAGTTTSSSKSKCRIFSAIKSAAFSSELAVQWLGNGKPQGVASHGLISRPGLFSWDRADPGSQLLLSQLPELSGSGMDLCSGYGLLSERILHSSERVNAIHLVEAEQLALDCAAENCEAWSAKVSLHWLDAAAEPLPGNMDWVVCNPPFHTGQERDIELGRKIIINGCRALKPGGEIYLVANRKLPYESVLQSNLKKIQTLIEAEGFKIIRGVR, encoded by the coding sequence ATGTCGGCAATCGAACTGCTTTATAGAAATATCCGGGACACCTCGACAAAAAACGTCCTGGTTCTCAATGCCCAAGCGCATCCACTGCTCAATGATATCTGCAAAGAAGCGGCCAGCTGCCTGCTGCAACAGAGCTTTAAACCATCGTGCAATGCACTAAGCAGTTCGGGGTTAAGGTGGGTAACTACCATTTCTACAGATCAACATTTTGACCTGATTCTGATTCACCCTGCAAAAAACAGGCAGCAGACCCTCTCCTGGATGGCATATGCCATGCAGCGACTGGTGGACGATGGGAAAATCGTTATGGCCTGTGCCAACAACCACGGGGCCAAAGGTTATGAGACTGCCCTGAAAAATCTGGCTGGCACCACTACCTCATCCTCTAAATCCAAATGCCGCATCTTTTCTGCCATAAAATCAGCTGCCTTCAGTAGTGAACTGGCAGTGCAGTGGCTGGGTAATGGAAAACCCCAGGGTGTCGCATCGCATGGACTGATCTCCCGACCGGGCCTGTTCAGCTGGGATAGAGCCGACCCCGGCTCACAACTGCTTCTTTCACAACTGCCCGAACTCTCCGGTTCAGGCATGGATCTCTGCTCCGGTTACGGTCTGCTAAGCGAGAGGATTCTGCACAGCTCGGAGCGGGTGAACGCTATCCATCTCGTTGAAGCCGAGCAGCTGGCTCTCGATTGTGCTGCTGAAAACTGTGAAGCATGGTCTGCAAAGGTTAGCCTTCACTGGCTGGATGCTGCAGCTGAACCGTTGCCCGGCAATATGGATTGGGTTGTTTGTAATCCGCCCTTTCATACGGGGCAGGAACGCGATATTGAACTGGGCCGGAAAATCATCATCAACGGCTGCCGTGCTCTGAAGCCGGGTGGAGAGATCTATCTGGTAGCCAATCGCAAGCTGCCTTATGAGTCTGTACTGCAATCAAACCTGAAAAAAATTCAAACGCTGATCGAAGCTGAAGGGTTCAAGATCATTCGAGGAGTACGATGA
- a CDS encoding pseudouridine synthase has protein sequence MNNVKAERLDKLLSNLGYGARKDVRFWIKEGWITIDGKPATSPAQKVLADQVLLDEKPLDHPHGLTIIYHKPLGTVCSRKENGRLIYADFPDRWIDRKPPLSGVGRLDKETSGLLIVTDDGNLNHQLTSPKKHISKTYAVTLDRPLQGNEAELFAAGTLLLEGDERPCLPAEMSLQGEKEVTLVLHEGRYHQVRRMFSAVGNHVTGLTRTHIGALSLDSCDLGEGDYKVTTPEALMKLVLADSGSQSDA, from the coding sequence ATGAATAACGTAAAAGCTGAACGGCTGGATAAACTACTCTCCAATCTCGGCTACGGTGCCAGAAAAGATGTGCGCTTCTGGATTAAGGAGGGATGGATCACGATAGATGGAAAACCGGCCACCTCCCCTGCTCAGAAGGTGCTGGCAGATCAGGTGCTACTCGATGAAAAACCACTGGATCATCCGCACGGGTTGACCATTATCTATCATAAGCCGCTGGGCACAGTCTGCTCTCGCAAGGAGAATGGCCGCCTGATCTATGCCGATTTTCCGGATCGCTGGATCGATCGCAAACCGCCACTCTCGGGTGTTGGCAGACTTGATAAAGAGACATCGGGACTATTGATTGTAACGGATGACGGCAACCTCAATCACCAACTGACCAGCCCTAAAAAACATATCTCCAAAACCTATGCTGTAACACTGGATCGACCACTGCAGGGCAATGAGGCAGAACTCTTTGCTGCCGGAACGCTGCTTCTGGAGGGTGATGAGAGACCATGCCTGCCGGCAGAGATGAGTCTGCAGGGTGAAAAGGAGGTTACACTGGTGTTGCATGAGGGGCGTTATCATCAGGTACGCCGCATGTTTTCAGCAGTTGGTAATCACGTCACCGGACTTACCCGAACTCATATCGGAGCGCTATCACTCGATAGCTGCGACCTTGGCGAGGGTGACTACAAAGTCACCACCCCGGAGGCACTGATGAAACTTGTTTTAGCGGATTCCGGGAGTCAGTCAGACGCCTGA
- a CDS encoding adenylate/guanylate cyclase domain-containing protein, whose product MSAVRKAEKSSSEVKVLTIPKSSASRASATNRKPAVSRKTSDKANAVDLVVSSGDLAVVPRLAASKPASRVNAKPLDLDVIIEEVAHAIATTQDHYKCIMFTDLESSTEYKRSMGHTKGYMRNRLFCDICERAVERYSGQVVKKLGDGVLIVFERAIDAVMASMLIKNSLSSERKKLKKIVGPLNFRIGITCGYVKEIPGKEQDFIGHAMDKGARIESQALRNQILIDEIVYGLIHTKLRDYSGDILIGAPKNMTLKGVGVSTLYEVSPKQMGLESSMSSRMKKIFQ is encoded by the coding sequence ATGAGTGCAGTGAGAAAAGCAGAGAAAAGCAGTAGTGAAGTGAAGGTGCTTACTATTCCGAAATCCAGCGCCAGTCGTGCATCTGCAACCAATCGCAAACCTGCGGTGAGCCGAAAAACTTCGGATAAAGCGAATGCTGTCGACCTGGTTGTCTCCTCCGGCGATCTGGCAGTGGTTCCAAGGCTTGCCGCCTCCAAACCTGCCAGCCGGGTCAATGCCAAACCTCTGGATCTGGATGTGATTATTGAAGAGGTGGCGCACGCCATTGCGACCACTCAGGATCACTATAAATGCATCATGTTTACCGATCTGGAGAGCTCAACCGAATACAAACGATCCATGGGCCACACCAAAGGTTATATGCGCAATAGGCTCTTCTGCGATATCTGTGAGCGTGCGGTAGAACGTTACAGCGGGCAGGTCGTGAAAAAACTGGGCGATGGCGTTTTGATCGTGTTTGAGCGGGCTATTGATGCGGTAATGGCATCGATGTTGATCAAAAATTCTCTCTCCAGTGAACGCAAGAAATTGAAGAAGATCGTTGGCCCGCTGAATTTCCGTATCGGTATCACCTGTGGTTATGTGAAGGAGATTCCTGGTAAAGAGCAGGATTTTATTGGCCACGCTATGGATAAAGGGGCGCGTATTGAGTCCCAGGCCCTGCGTAACCAGATTCTTATTGATGAGATCGTTTATGGTCTGATTCACACCAAACTGCGTGACTATTCTGGTGATATTTTGATTGGAGCACCGAAAAACATGACGCTTAAAGGAGTTGGTGTAAGCACCCTGTATGAGGTTTCACCCAAGCAGATGGGGCTGGAATCGAGTATGAGTAGTCGCATGAAAAAGATATTCCAGTAA
- a CDS encoding polyprenyl synthetase family protein — MERVNACIHENLQSDIMMIPAIGHYIVNSGGKRLRPLLCLLIARLFNYKGDSHIPLSVVIEFIHTASLLHDDVVDSSDQRRGSPSANGVWGNQASVLVGDYLFSRAFQMMVADGDMAMLKLMSDVTNALAEGEVLQLSRTFHLGMTEAECLEVIERKTAVLFKAASEVGAHVSGQSPEVVADLADYGMCLGVAFQLMDDALDYLAEAEEAGKPVGHDLEEGKITLPLIHAMQRDSELAQRVEEVAERGCYEDGDREWVRERVAAQNGAEYAMQRARDYAARAKKQLPENSNDEIRGLLAELADFSAHRPY, encoded by the coding sequence ATGGAACGGGTGAACGCCTGTATCCATGAGAATCTGCAATCCGATATCATGATGATTCCGGCTATCGGCCACTATATTGTGAATAGTGGTGGCAAGCGCTTGCGCCCGCTGCTCTGCCTGCTGATCGCCCGACTCTTTAACTACAAAGGCGATAGTCATATTCCACTCTCGGTGGTGATTGAGTTTATTCATACGGCATCACTGCTGCACGATGATGTCGTTGATTCATCCGATCAGCGTCGTGGTTCCCCCTCTGCCAATGGCGTATGGGGTAATCAGGCCAGCGTTCTGGTCGGTGACTACCTCTTCTCCAGAGCTTTCCAGATGATGGTGGCTGATGGTGATATGGCGATGCTCAAGCTGATGAGTGACGTGACCAATGCACTTGCTGAGGGTGAAGTGTTACAGCTCTCCCGCACCTTCCATCTCGGCATGACAGAGGCTGAATGCCTTGAAGTGATTGAGCGTAAAACGGCGGTGCTGTTCAAGGCTGCCAGTGAAGTGGGTGCGCATGTTTCAGGTCAAAGCCCTGAGGTTGTGGCTGATCTGGCTGATTATGGTATGTGCCTCGGTGTTGCTTTCCAGCTGATGGATGATGCACTCGACTATCTGGCTGAAGCTGAAGAGGCGGGCAAACCTGTTGGTCATGATCTGGAAGAGGGTAAAATTACCCTGCCGCTGATTCATGCCATGCAGCGGGATAGTGAGCTGGCTCAGCGGGTAGAAGAGGTGGCAGAACGCGGCTGTTATGAAGATGGCGACCGTGAGTGGGTGCGTGAACGTGTGGCGGCTCAGAATGGCGCAGAGTATGCGATGCAGCGTGCCAGAGATTATGCAGCACGAGCCAAGAAACAGCTGCCTGAAAATAGTAATGATGAGATAAGAGGCCTGCTTGCCGAGCTTGCCGATTTCTCTGCGCACCGACCTTATTAA
- a CDS encoding nucleoside triphosphate pyrophosphatase produces the protein MHRKRDVRAVKLKAGYAWQMEVILASRSPRRLYLLQAAGLAVEVRPSHIDETPLAHETVADTVQRLCREKALACQTDGDIPVIAADTLVAIHGEALGQPTDLKHAKQMLTQLSGHTHQVLTAVCVRLGDQIQSDCIQTSVRFREINSDEIDTYLAHNDILDKAGSYAIQGGAASFIQAIDGPLDNVIGLPVSTTLHMIAQMKDKL, from the coding sequence GTGCATCGTAAACGCGATGTTCGTGCCGTCAAGCTTAAGGCAGGTTATGCTTGGCAGATGGAAGTTATTCTCGCATCCCGATCACCCCGTCGCCTCTATCTGCTGCAAGCTGCCGGGCTTGCTGTTGAAGTGCGCCCCTCACACATCGATGAAACACCACTTGCTCATGAAACTGTCGCCGATACCGTTCAACGCCTGTGCAGAGAGAAGGCTCTGGCCTGCCAGACAGATGGTGATATCCCGGTGATTGCTGCCGATACACTGGTTGCCATTCATGGTGAAGCGCTGGGGCAACCAACTGATCTGAAACATGCCAAACAGATGCTCACACAACTCTCCGGCCATACCCATCAGGTGCTGACCGCCGTATGCGTGCGTCTGGGAGATCAGATCCAGAGTGATTGCATTCAGACCAGCGTAAGATTCAGAGAGATCAACAGCGACGAGATTGATACCTATCTGGCCCATAATGATATTCTCGATAAAGCTGGCAGTTATGCCATTCAAGGCGGCGCAGCCTCCTTTATTCAGGCCATTGACGGACCACTGGACAATGTGATCGGTTTGCCGGTCTCCACAACCTTGCATATGATCGCTCAAATGAAGGATAAATTATGA
- the rng gene encoding ribonuclease G, with product MSIELLVNVAPFETRIARIENNLAEEIYIERESERGLKGNIYKGRVQRVLPGIQAAFVDIGMEKAGFLYAGDIATAKQDSVELSDDIENGDESEPDNETPETHYSRRSAPPIANLIKDGQELMVQVSREPIASKGPRLTTQVGLAGRYLVYLPHLDHIGIARRLEDQVERERLLTIGKTISPEQGGVIIRTVAEGRDEDEMRQDLDFLLRLWADIEKRSKSSGLGKIIHKELNLYLRVMRDYVDSDVEKIHIDSKEAYESMKKFARRFMPEVAKKLYYYPGDRPIFDVYGVEEAIERALQRRVPLKSGGYLIIDQTEALIAIDVNSGSFVGSRNMEETGFKTNLEAAHEIVHQLRLRNLGGIVVVDFIDMQEDENKQRLMEILEEALKRDKAKTHVVQFSDLGLVEMTRKRTRESLGRILLNECNHCHGVGSAKSPTTICYQLFREVVAEARAYPCEKLMVIAHPTIIDLMLGEESKAVEQLEAFLRKEIRLESNEQFAPDHYEIVLQ from the coding sequence ATGAGTATCGAACTACTGGTTAATGTCGCCCCGTTTGAAACACGGATTGCCCGCATTGAGAACAATCTGGCTGAAGAGATCTATATTGAACGCGAAAGCGAGCGCGGCCTGAAGGGCAATATCTACAAAGGTCGCGTGCAGCGGGTTCTGCCGGGTATTCAGGCAGCATTTGTGGATATCGGCATGGAGAAGGCCGGCTTCCTCTATGCCGGAGACATCGCCACGGCAAAACAGGATAGTGTTGAATTATCCGATGATATTGAAAACGGGGATGAGTCAGAGCCTGACAACGAAACCCCTGAGACGCATTACTCTCGCCGCTCTGCACCACCTATCGCCAATCTGATTAAAGATGGGCAGGAGTTGATGGTACAGGTATCACGCGAACCCATCGCATCAAAAGGACCACGGCTGACAACCCAGGTCGGTCTGGCCGGGCGTTATCTGGTCTATCTACCACATCTCGATCATATCGGTATCGCTCGCCGCCTTGAAGATCAGGTAGAGCGCGAACGGCTGCTTACTATCGGCAAAACCATCAGCCCTGAGCAGGGTGGTGTGATTATTCGTACTGTGGCAGAGGGGCGTGACGAAGATGAGATGCGTCAGGATCTGGATTTTCTGCTTCGTCTCTGGGCCGATATCGAAAAACGGTCAAAGAGCTCAGGGCTGGGCAAAATCATCCATAAAGAGCTGAACCTCTATCTGCGTGTTATGCGCGATTATGTCGATAGCGATGTCGAGAAAATTCATATCGACTCGAAAGAGGCATACGAGAGCATGAAAAAGTTCGCCCGCCGCTTTATGCCCGAGGTTGCCAAAAAGCTCTACTACTACCCGGGTGATCGTCCCATCTTCGACGTCTACGGCGTTGAAGAGGCGATCGAACGTGCCCTGCAACGGCGCGTACCTTTGAAATCCGGTGGTTATCTCATCATCGACCAGACCGAAGCGCTGATCGCCATTGATGTCAATTCAGGCTCCTTTGTCGGCTCCCGTAATATGGAGGAGACCGGCTTTAAAACCAATCTTGAGGCGGCGCATGAGATTGTGCACCAGCTAAGGTTGCGCAACCTTGGTGGCATTGTTGTTGTCGATTTTATTGATATGCAGGAAGATGAGAACAAGCAGCGTCTGATGGAGATACTGGAGGAGGCCCTTAAGCGCGATAAGGCCAAGACCCATGTGGTGCAATTCTCCGATCTCGGTCTTGTCGAGATGACCCGTAAACGCACACGCGAATCCCTCGGCCGTATTCTGCTTAATGAGTGCAACCACTGCCACGGTGTCGGCAGCGCTAAAAGTCCGACCACAATCTGTTACCAGCTGTTTCGTGAGGTGGTTGCCGAAGCCCGCGCCTACCCTTGTGAAAAGCTGATGGTCATTGCCCATCCGACTATTATTGATCTGATGCTTGGCGAAGAGAGTAAAGCCGTTGAACAGCTCGAAGCGTTTCTGCGTAAGGAGATCAGGCTGGAGAGTAATGAACAGTTTGCGCCGGATCACTACGAAATAGTCCTGCAGTAA